The nucleotide sequence ATGATGTTCATACCCGGACTGCCGATGAACTGGGCGATAAAGATATTAGCTGGCCGGGAGTACAGTTCATCCGGCGGGGCCACCTGCTGGAGGATGCCGTCTTTGAGCACCGCGACCCGCTGCCCCAGGGTCATGGCCTCGACCTGATCATGGGTGACATAAACCGTGGTCACACCGAGCTGCCGCTGAATCGTGGCGATCTCCGAGCGGATCTGGACCCGGAGTTTGGCATCCAGGTTGGAGAGCGGTTCATCCATGAGAAAGACCTGCGGCTCCCGCACCAAGGCCCGGCCCATGGCCACCCGCTGCCGCTGCCCGCCGGAGAGCTGTTTGGGTTTCTTGTCCAGCAGAGGAGTAATGTCCAGCTGTTCGGCCACGGTTTCCACCTGCCTCGTGATGTCCTGGACAGACATTTTCTGCATCCGCAAAGGGAAGGACATATTATCGCGCACGCTCATGTGCGGATACAGGGCGTAATTCTGGAAGACCATGGCGATATTGCGCTGCTGGGGCGGCAGATTATTCACCCGCCTGCCGTTGATCGATATCTCGCCGTCGGTGATGGATTCCAGCCCGGCAATGGTGCGCAGCAGGGTGGACTTGCCGCATCCAGACGGGCCGACAAAGACCATCAGCTCGCCGTCTTTGATCTCCAGATTGATATGATCCAGGATGTTCTGCTTTTTATCGTAAGATTTGATCAGTTCTTTGATTGCAACATCTGCCATAACGTATCCTGTGGGTTATCAGAGTGTTCAGAGAGTTATCCTTTGGTGCCGGTGGCCGCGATGCCTGCGACAAACCAGCGTTGAAAGAGGAGAAAAATCACCATGACCGGTGCCACCATCATCACGCCGAAGGCCATGATGTCGCCCCATTGCAGAGGCGGCAGGGTCTGAAACTGGGCCACGGCCACGGGTAGAGGCCGGACCCGTTCGCCGCTGGTCACCATGAGCGGCCAGAGAAAGGTGCCCCACTGCATGAGAAAGGTGAGGATGGTGACGCTGGCAAAGGCGGGCTTGCTGTTGGGCAGGATCAGGGAGGTGAAAATGCGGAAGGTGCCTGCACCGTCCACCCGGGCCGCCTCTTCAAACTCCTTGGGCAGGCCGATAAAAAAGGTGTAAAAGAGATAGATGGAAAAGGCGTTGGCGACAAAGGGCAGGATCTGGACCAGATAGCTGTCCCGCCAGCCTAAATAGCTCATCTGGTAAAACATGGGCACGGCAATGGCCTCAAAGGGGATGATCATCAGGGCCAGGACCAGGCCGAACAGGGCCTTATGGCCGAACCAGTGCAGGCGGGCAAAGGCGTATCCGGCCAGGGAGTTGACGACCAGGCCCAGCAGAACCACGGACAGGGTAATGAACAGGGAGTTGAACAGGTAGCGGCCAAAGCTGACCCGTGCGAACACGTCTGCGTAGTTCTGCCAGCTCAGGTCGGCGGCAAAGAAGCGTCCGCTGGTCAGGCCGACCAGCACCTCGTTGTCCGGCTTAAAGCTGGAATAGACCATGAACAGGATCGGTGCGGCATAGAGCAGCGCGGCTGCGGTGATAAAGAGGGTGAGGAGTATTTTTCGCATGGTATTTGGTACGGGTTGATTGATTGTTTTTGACGAGGTTCCTTGTTACGGTGCGCTTACAGGAACAGGAAAATCAGCCTCCACCACCACCGCAGCATCCGCCTCCTCCCCCGGAACTGCCGCCGCCGAAGCCTCCTCCGCCAGCATAGCCGCTTCCGGTGTAACCGCTACTGCTGCTTCCTCCACTGCTGCTTCCTCCGCCACCACCTTTGCTGATCAAAAAGATAACGAAGCCGATGATGATAAGTATGCAAACGCCACCGAATGCTTCTCCTGCGTCGCTATCAGAGCGTTTTGCATTCCGGTGTTTTGATACAGCAGCTTTCTTTTTTCCATTAGTAATTTCAGCTTGCTGCCATCCCGGCATTGAAATATTCAAAACATCGTGCGGAAAAACAACCTGCACCTCCAGCTCCTTGCCCGGCGGCATCGCATCTTTTGCAACAAACTCAACCGTCTGCTCATCAGCTTGCCGAGCCTCGGCAGGCACACCGAAGCTCTTAAAGCTGCTGATCTTTCCAGCCAAGGCATCCGGCAGGCACACGGTGACTTTGCCGCTGTGAATCGGTGCGGAGCGGTCTTTGAAGATGGCTTTGACGTATACCCAATCATCTTCACCATGAACTTGGATGCCACCAATGATCCGATATTTGAGTACAAAGGTATGACTTTCCGGCGGGTTCAGCTCATGCCGCCATTTGACCCACCGCTGCCCATTTTTGATATTTGTTGTAATTGGGAGCTTCTCGCCGTCCTCAAAAACCTCGAAATAACCAACGCCATCCGTTTTGTCCAACGGAATATAGCGATAGCGTTCGTTGGTATGCGGCCCGGTGAAAACGTATTTCTGGGTCTCGGTGACCAGCATGTCGCCGTTTGCCTGCACATCAATCAGCACATTGATGAAATCCCAGTAAAAGGGCGGGGATTTCGCCGATGCTGTTTGAGTATTCAGTAAAAATACAGCAAGTACGATCACCTGAACAGAGACTGCAAGCAGTTGTCTGAGGCACTTCATGATTCCTCCTATGTTTTTGCTTTTCAGAAAGATACGTTGACAGATTTCATGTTGAGATATTCTTGCAAAAAGTTCACATTTCAGCTAACATCTAGACATGCGACAGATACTATTTTTCCGAAATCAGTCAGGCAGATCACCTGTTGAAAATTTTCTACACACGTTAACGCCGCAACAAAAGAAAAAAGCAGCGTTTGTTCTGGCTCTGGTTCAGGAACTGCCAGTTGTTCCCAAGGAATATTTCAAAAAGCTCAAGGGCTGCGACGACCTTTGGGAAGTCAGAATCAAATCCGGCAATAACGCCTTTCGTCTGCTGGGATTTTTTGACGGTACAAAACTCATCGTGCTGAACCATGCTTTTGCCAAAAAAACGCAGAAGACCCCGAAAAAAGAAATCCTTGTAGCGGAACAGCGCAAAAAAGAATATTTGAGGTTCAAACAATGAGTGACGTAACACAATTTATTCATGACTGCAAACAGCGGCATCCTGATGAATTTAAAAATTTTGATAAAGAATACGAAACATTCAAGCTTGGTGTCCTTTTGAAGCAGGCCCGCAGCGAAGCCGGGCTGACCCAGGAAGAAGTTGCCCGGCGTCTGAAAACAACCAAATCCGCAATATCCAGAATGGAAAACCATGCGAATGATATCCGCTTATCCACTCTGGAAAAGTTTGCCACTGCTGTCGGCAGACAGCTTTCCGTTGCCTTGAAGTAAATCCCCCCTCCTACGCTTTGGGTTCCAGGCTTTCCCTCTCCCTCGCCTCACCCTCAATAGCCGCGGATAAAGGGTGCGGTGAGGAGTCGTTCGGTATCCGGCTCACGTCTCAACCGCCACCACCACCGCAGCATCCACCACCTCCACCGGAACTGCCGCCCCCGAAACCTCCGCCGCCAGAATAGCCGCTTCCGGTGTAACCGCTACTTCCTCCGCTGCCACCACCACCTCCGCGAAATATTTTTCCACAAAGCATCGGAATTCCAAAAAATAATGCAATAGGAGCTGCCACCTTAATAAAAGCTAATAGAAAATACCAAATGTCTTGCCAGCTTAATTTGTGGGAATTGGCAGCCTGTATCTGTTCCGCTCTCTTTTTCCAATAAGCAGGGTCTCTTTTTGGCTGTTCAGGCTCTGGAATCTGAATCACCCCATGCGGAACAGCAACCCGTACCTCCAGCTCCTGCCCCGGCGGCAGAGTACCTTTTGCGACAAACTCAACCGTCTGTTCATCAACCTGCCGGGCCTCGGCAGGTACGCCGAAGCTCTTGAAGCTGCTGATCTTTCCAGACAGTGAATCCGGCAGGCGTACGGTCACTTTGCCGCTCTCAATCGGTGCGGAGCGGTCTTTGAAGATGGCTTTGACGTACACCCAATCTTCTTCGCCATGAACTTGGATACCACCTTTAACTCGATATTTCAGCACAAAGGTATGGCTTTCCGGCGGGTTCAGCTCGTGCCGCCATTTAACCCACCGCTGCCCGTTCTTGATATTTGTACTGAACGGAAGTTTCTCTTCGCCTTCATAGACTTCGATCTGATCAATGCCGTCCACTTTATCCAGCGGAATATAGCGGTATCGTTCATTGGTATGCGGCCCGGTGAAAACGTATTTCTGGGTTTCGGTAATCAGCATGTCACCGTTCTGCTGCACATCAATCAGTACATTGATGAAATCCCAGTAAAAGGGCGGAGATTTCGCCGATGCTGTTTGAGTATTCAGTAAAAATACTGCAAGTACGATTGCCCGGACAGACACTGCGAGCAGTTGTCTGAGGCACTTCATGGTTCCTCCTTTATTATAAAATGCATGCTGTTGGTTGATAGAAACAATCAGCTCCATCTGCTAGAGAAATATCCTCATGTTTCAACCTGCTATTCCCACCTTTTTCTTTTCCAATGCGTCTCCCTCTTTCTTTGCCATTGAGGTTTCGATACTTCAAGCGCATCATGCGGAAGGGTAATTCGAATATTAAGAGCATGTTTTGGCGGCACTATTCGCTGTGAGACCAACTCCACCGTACGCTCATCGCTCTTCCAATATTCCATACCAGGACTCTTAACACTAAGAATCTTTCCAATAAACGAATCCGGCAAACGAATTGTTACTTTGCTTTTCTGAACGGGAATAGGATGCTTTCCCGAAATAGGAGTCACCAAAAGCACATCTTCCTTTTCCTGAAAAAGTAAACTCCCCATAATGCGATATTTAAGATTGAAAGTATGAGTATCAGGCGGATCCATATTGTGTAACCAGCTAATTACAAAGCGATTATCTTGCGTCTTTATTTTTACAGGCAGCTCATCATCACCTTCACAAACTTCAATCTGATCAACGCGGTCCGCTGTTTCCAGCGAGAAATAACGATATCGCTCGTTCCTGTATAATCCACTAAAAACGTACTTTCTGGTTTCATCCACCAACATATCACCGTTTTTCTGCACATCAACAAGCATCTTCTGCTCATCAATAGACACATTGGTGACATCCCAATAGACTTGTGGAAAAAAAATCTGCACCCCTAACTCCTGGTCCGGGGATAATGGCCCTTTTGAAATAATCTCTATCGTTCTCTCATCAAGTTTTTGAGTATCAGTTGGTACACCGAACGATTTAAAATCTTCTATTTTTTCCCTCAGGAAATCTGGTAGCCGTATTGTCACTTTGCCGCTCTGAACGGGTGCTGCGCGATTTCCCAGAATAGCTCTTAATGATAGAAAATCTTTTCCTTTATATGCCTGAACAACCCCCTTATACGCCTGTATACCATCCACGATCCGATACTTGAGGACAAAAGTACGACTCTCCGGTGGATTCAGTGTGTGTTGCCATGTGATCCTCTGTTGATTATTTATGATATCCGTGCTGATCAGAATTTTTTCTTCCTCTTCAAAAACTTCAATCTGATCAACATGGTCCACATCCTGCAACGGAATATACCGAGATCGCTCATTGCTGCACAGCCCGGTGAAGACATACTTCTGCGTCTCGGTCACCAGCATGTCACCGTTTTGCTGGACATCAATCAGCACATTGATGAAGTCCCAGTAAAAGGGCGGTGATTTCGCCGATGCTGTTTGAGTATTCAGTAAAAATAATCCAAGTACGATTGCCTGGACAGAGACTGTAAACACTTGTCTGAGGCACTTCATGGTTCCTCCTTTCTTGTTGGTTGTCAGAAAGATGCGTTGATCAGGTTCAGTCGCCGTACCTCTACGGAACTACCGCCTTCGACCTCCCCTGCGCCGACCCAGCCATCGTCTATACCCCCCTCCGCAACTGCCTCTATAGTAGTTCCCTCTGCCCCGTCGAAAGAAGCCTTTATACAGGCCGGAAAAAAGAAATATAAAAAAACTATGATGAAGCCAACGATGAAAAATGTAAACACTCCGAAGCTCATTTTTTCTATGACTCTCCCTCGTTATTGCTTTTCAATTGTATGCGACTGTAAGTAAATGATCAGCCACCACCTCCTCCCCTCCACCGCCACCACCACCACCGCCACCGCCGCCACCTCCACCACCACCTTCTCCGCCAGCTCCACCACCATGACTTATATTGTCGTCTGTAAAACCAAATGCTTTTTCTATCAGTTCAAAGAAACGCTCTGTATGCCCTGTAATAGGAGTAAAAACAGCATCACCGGAAATGTCGTGCAGACGAATCCAGTCTGGTATTATTGCTTGATTTCTATAATTATATTCATTTTGATGAATCCATTCTGATCCTTTTCCTAACGCAATTGCATAAGGCAGGTATTTATAAAATTCTTCAGTTTTTTTTGTTGGTGAGAGGTTATTGACAAACCTCCGCCATTTTGCTCTTTTAATCATTCCTATCTTGGTTGGTTGAATCCTTCCAAGGCGTTTAAACTGTTTTTCACAATAAATAAAGACAGGGGTGATAGAACACAAAAGAAAGCCTATGGTTACAGCCCCTGTTGTATAATGATAATTATCACCAGAATAAGAAGTAAAGATTTCACCTTTACCCCAGATAATTATTTCCGAACCAAAAAGAATTAAACCTAATCCGCCAAACAGAAAAAAAATTGCTAGGAACATCAGTCTAATGTTACGAGATCGGTCTTTCTTTATAGCTGGAATATCCTTTCGCAGGAGATCTTTTTTTTCTAAAAATAAGAAGATATCGTGTTCCACTTTATTTGTAATCGATTTCAAATTTAAAGAGGAAAGATTTGTTTTAGAAGAAGGCAATGATTCTAAAATTTTCTTTTCCCATAATATATCCGAAGTATCTTTTTTAGTAGAAAGGTAGTAATCATATCTTTTGAAAAAAAATCCTCTTCTTTCATGAATATCGATTTGCAGCAGTCCTTTGTTGCACATTTCAATAGTCAAAGATCTTACTGTTTTCTTGCTGATCTCAACAATTTCCAGCAAGGAAACCGCTGCCGCTGGCAAATCATCTGGTGGATCGTTTTCTTGAAGTAAACTTTCATAGCAAAGTGAAGCAGTATCTTCACTTTTTTCTGCTTCTCGAATAAATCGAGCTGTCAATATCCAGCCTAATATAAAACAAAGACAACCAGTTAGGATGATTGAGCCTGCTAGAGGCATATCGAACAAGCTGGAGACTACTGCGGGCAAAAACGGCGCGGCACAAAGCAGCGCGACGATAACGATAAAGAGTGTGGAAAATATTTTTTCGCCTAGTGTAACGCCGAATTGATCTTTCTGATTTTTATTCATTTTTACATTAACATGTCAAGAAGTTGTCGGTGTCATGTTCCAGCTTTCAACAGGGGGATGCCTGCTCCTGCTATTTGTGGTTATCAGAATTGCCGAATGAGATGTGTTGATTATAAATTCGATGATAAAAACTCAGCCGCCCCCGTCCCCGTCCCCGCCTCCTTTATTACTGATGATGGCAAAAATAATTTCAGCAACTTTTGAATCCTGAGAAGTTAATTGCCCGAACTAAAAGGGTCGTTACCCCACCCTCCGATCCTCGCTCACCATCCGCCGCTGAAAAAAGGTCAGGCAGAGGACGATAATGAAAAAGACCACGGTCATGGCGGAACCACGGGCAATCTGCTGGCGTTCAAAAGCAGCACGCACCGCCTCGAAGACCACAGTGGCGGTGGCATTCAGCGGGCCGCCCTTAGTCATGATCTGGACCTGATCAAAGAGCCGGAAGGAGAGGATGGTAGTCACCGAGACCACGAACAGGGTGGTGTTGCGCAGGCAGGGAAAGGTGACATGCCAGAACTGCTGCCAGGAATTGGCCCCGTCCAGCCGGGCCGCCTCGTAGAGTTCTTCTGAAATATCCTGGAGTCCGGCAAGATAGACGATCATCTGGAACCCGGCCCCCTGCCAGATAGAGACCACCATGATCGCGGGCAGGGCAAGGAATTGGTTATGGAGGAAATCCTGCGGCTCCCAGATCCCGAAGGTCAGCAGCTCAAGCACAGAGTTAATCACCCCGTTCGGACCGGGCGCGTAAAGGAGCATCCAGACCACGGAGATCAGGGCGAAAGGGAAGATCACCGGCAGGAAAAACAGGGTGCGGAAGACCACCATGCCGGGCAGCTTGCGGTTCACCAGCAGGGCAAGAAGCAGGGCGCAGCCGGTCTGGGCTGGCACCACGACCACGGCAAAGATCAGGTTATTGAGCAGTGCCCGGAGAA is from Candidatus Electrothrix sp. GW3-4 and encodes:
- a CDS encoding helix-turn-helix transcriptional regulator yields the protein MSDVTQFIHDCKQRHPDEFKNFDKEYETFKLGVLLKQARSEAGLTQEEVARRLKTTKSAISRMENHANDIRLSTLEKFATAVGRQLSVALK
- a CDS encoding DUF2207 domain-containing protein, with the protein product MKCLRQVFTVSVQAIVLGLFLLNTQTASAKSPPFYWDFINVLIDVQQNGDMLVTETQKYVFTGLCSNERSRYIPLQDVDHVDQIEVFEEEEKILISTDIINNQQRITWQHTLNPPESRTFVLKYRIVDGIQAYKGVVQAYKGKDFLSLRAILGNRAAPVQSGKVTIRLPDFLREKIEDFKSFGVPTDTQKLDERTIEIISKGPLSPDQELGVQIFFPQVYWDVTNVSIDEQKMLVDVQKNGDMLVDETRKYVFSGLYRNERYRYFSLETADRVDQIEVCEGDDELPVKIKTQDNRFVISWLHNMDPPDTHTFNLKYRIMGSLLFQEKEDVLLVTPISGKHPIPVQKSKVTIRLPDSFIGKILSVKSPGMEYWKSDERTVELVSQRIVPPKHALNIRITLPHDALEVSKPQWQRKRETHWKRKRWE
- a CDS encoding carbohydrate ABC transporter permease, translated to MRKILLTLFITAAALLYAAPILFMVYSSFKPDNEVLVGLTSGRFFAADLSWQNYADVFARVSFGRYLFNSLFITLSVVLLGLVVNSLAGYAFARLHWFGHKALFGLVLALMIIPFEAIAVPMFYQMSYLGWRDSYLVQILPFVANAFSIYLFYTFFIGLPKEFEEAARVDGAGTFRIFTSLILPNSKPAFASVTILTFLMQWGTFLWPLMVTSGERVRPLPVAVAQFQTLPPLQWGDIMAFGVMMVAPVMVIFLLFQRWFVAGIAATGTKG
- a CDS encoding DUF2207 domain-containing protein; translation: MELIVSINQQHAFYNKGGTMKCLRQLLAVSVRAIVLAVFLLNTQTASAKSPPFYWDFINVLIDVQQNGDMLITETQKYVFTGPHTNERYRYIPLDKVDGIDQIEVYEGEEKLPFSTNIKNGQRWVKWRHELNPPESHTFVLKYRVKGGIQVHGEEDWVYVKAIFKDRSAPIESGKVTVRLPDSLSGKISSFKSFGVPAEARQVDEQTVEFVAKGTLPPGQELEVRVAVPHGVIQIPEPEQPKRDPAYWKKRAEQIQAANSHKLSWQDIWYFLLAFIKVAAPIALFFGIPMLCGKIFRGGGGGSGGSSGYTGSGYSGGGGFGGGSSGGGGGCCGGGGG
- a CDS encoding sugar ABC transporter permease → MNSLHNDNRVGWLMATPALTGLGLFIGLPFLLALILSFTNLKLASPLPLTFVGLQHYARILQDPVFLRALLNNLIFAVVVVPAQTGCALLLALLVNRKLPGMVVFRTLFFLPVIFPFALISVVWMLLYAPGPNGVINSVLELLTFGIWEPQDFLHNQFLALPAIMVVSIWQGAGFQMIVYLAGLQDISEELYEAARLDGANSWQQFWHVTFPCLRNTTLFVVSVTTILSFRLFDQVQIMTKGGPLNATATVVFEAVRAAFERQQIARGSAMTVVFFIIVLCLTFFQRRMVSEDRRVG
- a CDS encoding ABC transporter ATP-binding protein, with translation MADVAIKELIKSYDKKQNILDHINLEIKDGELMVFVGPSGCGKSTLLRTIAGLESITDGEISINGRRVNNLPPQQRNIAMVFQNYALYPHMSVRDNMSFPLRMQKMSVQDITRQVETVAEQLDITPLLDKKPKQLSGGQRQRVAMGRALVREPQVFLMDEPLSNLDAKLRVQIRSEIATIQRQLGVTTVYVTHDQVEAMTLGQRVAVLKDGILQQVAPPDELYSRPANIFIAQFIGSPGMNIIPCRVSGNELILPLEQEPVRWLLPEEMRTRLAELPQNEDIWLGLRPEAFSLSAQGQENSLSLPCQVVDGEFLGYETLIRFQPAGPFVTELDIPEQTFTARIFQQLTCAVGEDIVLHVDLGAACFFDKSGVAVAPLQNNS
- a CDS encoding type II toxin-antitoxin system RelE/ParE family toxin, whose amino-acid sequence is MRQILFFRNQSGRSPVENFLHTLTPQQKKKAAFVLALVQELPVVPKEYFKKLKGCDDLWEVRIKSGNNAFRLLGFFDGTKLIVLNHAFAKKTQKTPKKEILVAEQRKKEYLRFKQ
- a CDS encoding DUF2207 domain-containing protein — its product is MKCLRQLLAVSVQVIVLAVFLLNTQTASAKSPPFYWDFINVLIDVQANGDMLVTETQKYVFTGPHTNERYRYIPLDKTDGVGYFEVFEDGEKLPITTNIKNGQRWVKWRHELNPPESHTFVLKYRIIGGIQVHGEDDWVYVKAIFKDRSAPIHSGKVTVCLPDALAGKISSFKSFGVPAEARQADEQTVEFVAKDAMPPGKELEVQVVFPHDVLNISMPGWQQAEITNGKKKAAVSKHRNAKRSDSDAGEAFGGVCILIIIGFVIFLISKGGGGGSSSGGSSSSGYTGSGYAGGGGFGGGSSGGGGGCCGGGGG